GCTGGTAGTTCAATATAGGCATGCATGTTCTTCTCTTCCCCGCGAGAAATCTTAGTTTCACCCTCTCCtttgtaacaaaaaagaaaacatctaTGATATTGTAACAAAGAAAATGTTGCAGCCAACAAATTAGATAATATCTCACTTTCTAGCTGGTTATAATGCCTGCCTTCACAAAATTTCCTTTTCATCAATCTccttaatttgttttggttctGAATTACAAGTTTTGAAATACTTCCAATCGCCATGGCTGAATCTGGATATTTAGTAAATCGTACCGAGGATGGTTCGGAAGCATGTTACTACGTAAATCAAACTGGTGGCAATTATTTCCAAAGTACAAGTGCTTTGACGACATCCCTCCCTCTCTTTGCCCTCCAACTATCGGTTGTCCTGTTCACCACTCGCCTTCTCCTCTTGATCCTCAGGCCTCTGCGACAACCCAGCATAGTTGCTCTTATAATTGTAAGGTCAAACTTGTTATATAATTGCTGTTTCATGGTTCCTTTTGTAGGCCAGTTATTAATGTTGATTGCTCTTTTATCCTTCTTCATGCTAATACAATATGATTCGTAAATATATAGATCAAAACTTGtggaaaaacaatgttttaattttaactaaaaggACTTGCACTACATTTaccaaaagttattttttttcttgtgcatTTCATCAAATTTGAGTCATGATACCTTGTAAGCAACTAGGCTAAACCTCCAAGTATGTGGGAAGAACGATGATGTGTGTAGCCAAGCAACGGAAATAACTTTCATCTAATTATTGCAAGCATTTGTAGTATATTGTTCTTTTCCATCTCAAAAGTCTTGAGTTTAAATCTCTCTTttgtaacaagaaaaaaaaaacttatgcatGCACATTGGATAATTGATGGTATCAATTATGTTGGATTGTGTATATATGCACAGGCTGGGGTGTTGCTAGGCCCATCAGCACTTGGAGCTACCCCGTTGTTTTTCGATCACGTCCTTCCTCTTAAGGCTGTCAAGGTGTTGGAAACATTTGCAAACTTGGCACTCGTTTACTATATGTTCCTATTTGGGTTAGAAATGGACCTAAAACCCATCATGAACAGTGGATCGGAGGCTATTCGCATCGCCATTTCTGGAATTCTGATTCCACTTGGCTTTGGGTTTGGCTTATTTTATCTATTACAACTGCTTGATAGTAATGCAAAGGAAATCAGCAGCTTTAAGGGCTCCATATTCTGGGCTATTACTCTCACTGCTACCAACTTCCCTGACGTTGCTCAAGTCCTCACAGACCTCAAGCTCCTTCGCACCGATATAGGAAGATTGGCCATGTCTTCAGCTGTTAGCAGTGACTTCTGTACTTGGATTCTTCTTGTGGTTGCAATGTCATTGCTCAATGCTTACCCATATTATGTTTTGCCATCTATCCTTGCTTTCGTTTTACTCTGTGGTTTTGTGATCCGTCCGGTAATCTCAAAGATAGCTAGCCATGCTGTCAAAGGAGACGACTTCACTGAGCAACATATATGGTTTATTTTGGGTTGGATTGTGTTTTTCGGATTCATCACTGATGCTTTCGGTTTGCATTCTATGGTTGGTAGTTTCATGTTAGGAGTTATTATGCCTCGTCGAGATGTTATCAGAATGAAACTAATGGAAAGGCTTGATGATTTTGTCTCTGTGATTATGATGCCCCTCTTCTTCTTAACCTCAGGGACCCGAACTGATGTTGGTTTTATGCTGAAAGAAACTCCATGGTATGCAATATTTATAATCATATTCCTTAGTTTTGGAGCAAAGATACTGAGCACATTGCTCGTCTTTCTGCTCCACAACAAGCCAATGGAGGATGGTTTTGCTCTTGGCGTAATAATGAACACTAAAGGAGTCATGTCGATCATTATCATTAATGCCGGCCGGAATATCAAGGTATGAACCTTGCATGTTCTGCAGAATTCTCATATTTCCTATATAGTATTTGAGATCAAGAATTTCTTAATTACAGAAATTAACTAAAGATCATCTCATTTCCCAGGTTCTAAACAACCAAACATTTACCATAATGGTGTTTTCAGCCTTGGCCATGACTTGTTTGGTGGAGCCAATAGTGGCTGCCACATACAAGCCTAGAAAAAAATTGCTTAGATACAAGCACAGGACCATTGAGAGTGTACTGGCAAATGGTGTAGAATTTAAAATCCTTGCATGTGTTCTTTCAAATCGTGATGCACCATGCATGATTAGCCTCCTTGAAGCCTCTAATGCCAGCCCAGACTTCCCTATCTGTGTCATCGCCGTCCACTTGGTAGAGCTCACTGGACGGAACACAGCGATGCTAATTGTTCATGACCACTCCATGACAAGCATGAGCAATCCTGTCCGAGCAAAATCAGAATCGGACCAAATTATCTTTGCTTTTAATTCATACGAGAAGAGAAACGGAGCTGTGTCGGTTCAAACAATCACTGCAATTTCACCTTATGAGAATATGCATGAGGATATTTGCAGCCTTGCATTGGACAAGCGAGTTTCCCTCATCATCATACCATTCCAAACAGTCTTAACTGCAGACGGCCGAGTAGAGGATGCAAAATCGACTTTTCCAGCTATGAACCAATATGTGCTCGAAAACGCAACGTGTTCTGTGGGTCTACTGGTTGATCGTGGACTCGGTTCCATCATGCAAACAGGTCCCGCAAGGAACAGTTCTAGTTCAAAAGGGCACCGAATTGCTATGATCTTCATTGGTGGCCCTGATGACAGGGAGGCATTGGCTTATGCGTGGCGAATGGCAGGGCATCCTGAAATAAGTTTAGCGGTGCTTCGATTTCTTCCAGGTAGAATAGCAGCGCAATCCACTTCAGAACACAGCTCAAACGGTCATGATGAGTTATCCAGTTCCATGACGATTGAGGAGAGGGAAAAGAGGCTTGATGATGATTATACATATGAGTTTATGTTCAAGACTCTCGATGATGAGTCCATTACTTACACAGAGAAAGTGGTGAATAATGGGGATGAAACTCTTGCGGAAATTAGACGAAATGATGCAGATTTTGATCTCTATATAGTTGGAAGAGGGGAGAAAACACAATCAGTGCTCACATCAGGGTTATCAGACTGGAATAGCTGTCAGGAATTGGGAACCATGGGGGATACACTGGCTTCATCAAATTTCGCGTCGCATGCATCAGTTCTTGTGGTGCAACAATACGTACCCAAAAATTATATAGCAAACCCTCATGGATTTTCAGCAAGTCTTGGCTCAAGAACTTGGCGACCACTAATGGTTAGTGACCAGGTTCCCTTTGGCAATACTACTAGCATTTCACACCGTTATGTTTATGACCAAGAGGAAGATGATGACGATGATTACGATTACGATTACGATcgtaaataatttcaaattaagcTCTATGGTTATATTACTGGTCAATACCAATTCATAAACTTCACCGAACAGTTTATGTCTCAAGGTTTTTGATGAAGTGGTCGATGGACAATTACATCATTTCAAAGCTCTATGCTACTTGATCATATCGGCGTATGTAATAAGTCCCTGAATAGTTCTTCTATTTTCATTCCTGATCGGTAGTTCAGATCCGTCATCGGAAAAATAAATCACGAAGCAAAATTAGTAAATGTCATTGTTAACGATATCAAAGGTGGTAACAGTTGATCTAAGAAAGGATACAATCAGTTCAAATGATGCATTGAGCATTGAATCAAGGCTTTATAGTTAGCTGAAGAAGAAAATACCTGCGACAGACTGTGTGTTGCGCATCAAGGAAACAGATTGTCTGGAAATTAAGGAAAGGCTTTGATGGAGGGATTGTTGTTGGAGGGATCTAACTGAGCTGGAAGCAGTCAATATTCAAGCCAGCTGTGGGGTGATATCAATCTCCAAAGAACTACCATTTCAATGTCGAAGTCCTGTGACAGAAAGGTACTTTATTTGGCAGCCGATGAGGTGCTTGAAAATGGGAGAACAGGGATGAAGTTATATTTTATCAGTCACTTAATGAACGCTTGCTTTCAATGGGCCCTTGCTTTTGAAAAAGAAGAGATGATATGGGACAGTTAAGATTGCATTTGCTGTCAATAGTACGTACTAGTTAATGGAAGTGGTTTTTCTGTGCAAAAACTATTATGCATGCACTTATAAATCACCGTggttttagtgatttttttttttttggttatcaaaccattttttttctaacccggtatttaaaaaaaaaaaaaaaaaactaattttattcaGGATTCATAATTATTTCCttccaataaatatatttttttggaatcaaACTTATGTTATTATccttgtaaatatataatagtattttaattgttagatcaatattttatcagttgttttttaattttttttaatggctaaATTGATGATGGACAATTGGGTCTAATTTATTAAGGATGAGCATAATTGAAAGATAGAAtatcaaggtaaaaaaataaaattaaaagactagGTGGCACTTTAAAACTTGACATGAAAAGTTGATTTTAATCCTTGTACATTTCAAATGATACATTTAAAATCCCTTTAGTTTTTGAAAGTTCACttttaatctaatattttttctttacttgttaTTCTCTTAATTTGAGAGAAGACAGAGAGAATTAGTGGAttctagttaaaaattaaaaaaaaaattaaaataattaactttaatgttaataagttatttttaattaaaaaaattggacatgggtgtttttttttttttcctcagacTTGTTTAAACTCTCTGttgtttctttaaaagaaattagTTATCTGCCCTCTAGTGTGTAGGTATAAAGGCATAGCCCGTAGGTCAGGCCTATAAGCCAGCAAGCCTGgcctattttcttttcttctttttttaggttttttctacattttactcttcttcttttttttcttgttaattgaatattgttcaatttttttttctctaagaaAGTCATTTGCGTAGCGAGACCACATTGTAAGCCCTCTTAGACCTGCCTCTGCAAGCCCATGCTAGCTTGCCCACTCTTTTGGGCTAAAAGGGGGCCTATATTTTCCCACACTCATGGGCTCTTTCTTAAGgccttgaattattttttttctttaaattcatttgaataaaatagctaaatttgttttcaaatttgtttttgaatgagatcattataattatttttatattagcaaaCCCTCATTTTGTTgtctttaatgattttttctagtttttctttaagtttaatcaaaattaattaagatttaataaGTGGTATtgtatttgaaatattatttaattaaataattaatttaatcatctCAAACATATTTAAcacataattttcaaattattttattaaacgcATGCATCATCTCTGctatttaaaattacattttttcttGGTGGTGTCAGAAACATTGCCAAtgcctgtattttttttttttacaagttacataaaaaaaattatccgaGCCGCATAGTTAAATCTAATGGAAGGGTATATGTTTTATTCATGAGTGTATTCAAATTGTTGCCGGTATACAAGAAATTGTATACTAACAATATATCCAATATCCATGACTGCGGATGCTAACTGCATGTGGCAAATATACGGCATAGAGTGtagttttatcctttttttttaatataaatatcttaaatttgatttgaggttaataattatttagtagtgtggttgtaattgttttttaaataatttttcatattaaaatatatgttaataataattttttatttttttaaaattatttttaacatcaacacattaaaataatttaaaaatactaaaaatatattaatttaaagttaataaaacaataaaaaaaatttaaattttttttaaaatatttttaaaacataaaaaataaaccgtTATGGATCCACCAGCTGGGGCACAACTGCCATAGGAAATGTAGATAAAGTTGAAAGAAAGGAGCGTAACAAGCAAGCTCGTAAACACTCAATGGAGATGTGGAGGGACAAGAGGGAAGATTTGATTGCACAAACAAAAATTAGATTCCTAAAGCATAAGCAAAGATACGATTAACTTTGAAAATTCCAATTACAAAGTACTAATCTCAGCAAAATAGAGAGAAACCGTGCAAGTGAAGCCCTGTTTCTTGTGGCTTCCCATGACATAAAGTTTGGTAAAGGGACATAATCAATGACCATCTGCTTCATTCACAAGATAACCAGCCAATAATCATCTTCTCAAGTACAAAAGCAGAAAAATCCCAGCAAACTTCAACCATATAAAGTTTGCCCTGCGCCCTTCGAGCAAAGAAGGTGCTGGCGACTTAGCAGCAGATCTGCAAATACCCTCCAAAAGGGCGTTTCACTTTAGAATGCTAATGTCGATTCTCTTTCacacactgttttttttttttaatctatagaAGAAGAGGAAACTAGCATGTGGagaagaacatatatatatatatagggagaGAGAAACAAAAGTAGAAGAGCATACCCAGGTGCAGCATAGCTACATTTTCCATGACCTGCACATTAAAAATGGTGTAGATTAGTCATGGTCCCAATCGAATTGGTAGTAACATACCTGGTTCATCTCAACGGGCCGGCTTGGCAGTTCAAGTCGATGATCTACCTACTGAGAGCCTGGCTCAGGCTGAGTCGGGTTGATCACGATCTGCAACCCGAGCCTTGGGCCAGGTCAACTCTGAATCGGGGTCCTATAACTATGCATCTAAGTGATAAACTTACTGCGGATCAGAGTGTCTAATAATTCTTTGGCTAGGTTGCTGGTTAACTAatcttcaaaaagaaaaaactggtCAACATTTTCCTATGACTACAAGCAACATAAAGTGAGAGTCCTGCTTCAAAATGGCGTGCTTGAAGAAACATAAGGGAAGCCTAATTGCTGAGAACACTCAAAATGTTCccgttttttttccaaatatcaTTCTCATCAAAATTAATAGAAACGAAAGGTCATATTTGATGCATAAATTCGAAGATCCTCATTAAAGGAATCAAGTTCTACTCTGTTCTTCTGTACATCATCAAGAAAAGAACGAACAGCTAAATAAAGTAAAGGAAAAGAAGGTGAAGGCAAGAGATTTCTTACTAGGATCCCTTCTAGTTAAAACAGCAGTTCCTCCGAAATTGCAAGCAATTTCAGAATTCTCATTTTGTTGGTAGTAGTTGTTGAAAGCATAGGAGGCATGGGAAACTAGCGTATCAGGATCAAAACACGCTCCACCCTCTTGGATTGGACTGCAATCTGCCATGCCTAGACCACAGGTCCAGTCTAATGCATTCTGCAAATCAATTTGAGAGACACCTGACAGGGCAACACACCATGTTGTGCCTCCAAGAAAAGTTGTGTTGCTCTCTGGAGGTGACAGTGTTGTGACTGGGATCGCAGATTCTGCTTTCTCTTGCGTTGCAGTCTCCATTGTCAGGACTAAGTTCaggcaaagaaaataaaagggccaaaaaaaatcagaaagagaACAAATTAGCAAttgttagaataatattttcattatataAACCAATGATTAAATTCCAGGAATCCTGAAGAGAATGAAATCTAAGACACACAGTAATATATACTTCGATGTAAATTCATGTCATGTAGTCAATATTTCTGGTATCCACCAGTATGCATTACTTGTTACCAAAATTGGCgtttaaggaaaagaaaaggggtatGTGCAAGAAGGTTTGACCATAGAAATGAAGAACAGAGAAGAAATGTCTCAGGAAGATCACACTAAAACAgcacaatatttttatcaagttattaCCAGAGAGAAAGGGTATGCACAGAACTACAACATAGAAGCCATGATTGAATTAATTCAACGTTAGCCCCACAAACCACAGACATAACCAAGGCAAAGACATAAAACAGGGGAGAAAACATACCTAGATAACATTGCAGCAGCAAGAGACATGGCAGAACCAGCACTTTGTTTCTCATTGTAAAATTCTTGAAGCCTTGATGAGGACTCTTCTCAAGTCTCAACTCTCGACTGACAACACAAACGCACACTCTCTCTTCCTCGGTGCTAATGGGAGTAATAACAGCACTAATAAAGAAATCTTATTCGTATTGCTAGGAGAGTTTCAAGGGAATCCAGCAGTTTAATGACGGGAAATTAcgtctttttcctttttggggCTTTAACACAGTAGACAGTAGTGTGATGCAAGAAATACTACTACTTTTGTTCAGTGTTTAAAGCATAGTTTTGACACCCCATCCGGTCCGGCCGGCCCGACAGGTAGATCCGGGATCCGGTTGATCTGAGATAAAAATTAGgccaggttaaaaaaaaaaaaccaagtgtaATCCAATTGACCCAGCGAGTTGACTAGGTTGACCCGATAAGACCCAGCTGCAAACccattgaccttttttttttaattaaaatgatattgttttgattttttaaaaaaattaacccgatCAACCTAATAACCTGATCAAAACCTAGAATTCAAATCTTAGACCGGGCTAGCCACCAAACTAGGACTTAAAACTTTAGTATAAAGTGATTGCCTGCCTTTGACACGCCATATTGGGCTTGTAGGGGCCATGAAATACTCGTACGAAATTCaagctttccatccataaaGATAAATCTTGTTTGCCCCCTGACTTTTTCCCTTTAATCCATCTCCATCCGTTGAACTGACCGGATTCATGATAAGttgaaaaattgttttaatcaaatatccatccttcaataatattaaaattaattaataaaacttgtttcatcaaaatctatatataaaaaaagccttGCAAACACTCAtgcaatcaattaattaaatatcaaatggaTTAATTCTTTCTTAGAGATCAGATAACTTATGATCTGTACAATTGACTCAACAAGTTGACTCGGTGACCCAGCAAGACCCGGTTGCAAGcccgttgatttttattttttttgtttttgtattaaaacgactttattttgattttttaaaaaaataatgacccaACCAACACGGTTAAAATCCAAAACCTCGATTTTGAACCAGGCATATCACTGAACCGGATTTTAAACCTATGGTATAAAGTGTTTGCCGGCCTTTAACAGGCCATATTGGGCATGTAGGGGCCATGAAATACTCGTACGAAATTCAAG
This Populus alba chromosome 7, ASM523922v2, whole genome shotgun sequence DNA region includes the following protein-coding sequences:
- the LOC118032159 gene encoding cation/H(+) antiporter 15, which encodes MAESGYLVNRTEDGSEACYYVNQTGGNYFQSTSALTTSLPLFALQLSVVLFTTRLLLLILRPLRQPSIVALIIAGVLLGPSALGATPLFFDHVLPLKAVKVLETFANLALVYYMFLFGLEMDLKPIMNSGSEAIRIAISGILIPLGFGFGLFYLLQLLDSNAKEISSFKGSIFWAITLTATNFPDVAQVLTDLKLLRTDIGRLAMSSAVSSDFCTWILLVVAMSLLNAYPYYVLPSILAFVLLCGFVIRPVISKIASHAVKGDDFTEQHIWFILGWIVFFGFITDAFGLHSMVGSFMLGVIMPRRDVIRMKLMERLDDFVSVIMMPLFFLTSGTRTDVGFMLKETPWYAIFIIIFLSFGAKILSTLLVFLLHNKPMEDGFALGVIMNTKGVMSIIIINAGRNIKVLNNQTFTIMVFSALAMTCLVEPIVAATYKPRKKLLRYKHRTIESVLANGVEFKILACVLSNRDAPCMISLLEASNASPDFPICVIAVHLVELTGRNTAMLIVHDHSMTSMSNPVRAKSESDQIIFAFNSYEKRNGAVSVQTITAISPYENMHEDICSLALDKRVSLIIIPFQTVLTADGRVEDAKSTFPAMNQYVLENATCSVGLLVDRGLGSIMQTGPARNSSSSKGHRIAMIFIGGPDDREALAYAWRMAGHPEISLAVLRFLPGRIAAQSTSEHSSNGHDELSSSMTIEEREKRLDDDYTYEFMFKTLDDESITYTEKVVNNGDETLAEIRRNDADFDLYIVGRGEKTQSVLTSGLSDWNSCQELGTMGDTLASSNFASHASVLVVQQYVPKNYIANPHGFSASLGSRTWRPLMVSDQVPFGNTTSISHRYVYDQEEDDDDDYDYDYDRK
- the LOC118032154 gene encoding major pollen allergen Ole e 10 produces the protein MRNKVLVLPCLLLLQCYLVLTMETATQEKAESAIPVTTLSPPESNTTFLGGTTWCVALSGVSQIDLQNALDWTCGLGMADCSPIQEGGACFDPDTLVSHASYAFNNYYQQNENSEIACNFGGTAVLTRRDPSHGKCSYAAPGSAAKSPAPSLLEGRRANFIWLKFAGIFLLLYLRR